A genomic stretch from Streptomyces sp. QL37 includes:
- a CDS encoding glycoside hydrolase family 64 protein: MFLTGAAASATALTYPLWGSALSPRTSAAPATCELALENRSLPGTVHAYVTGHEQGTDRWVLLRPDGSVYRPDSPGAPQTPLPVDCAIPLKAAGAGPVVLTLPQMYGARVYFVRDDKLDFYLNPGPSLVEPAFATPTDPNYSRTWSFCEFTFNPQQLYANISYVDLVTALPIGLTLEGDATHTVAPLPDGAVQRIADDLTAQAASDGQPWDKLVTRGSDGQVLRVVSPQNLMAPFFDRPAEMPFRDLFTAQIDEVWERYRSTDLRIDLQGGRGTLAGRVSGDTLTFEGGHTFVKPTSKDIFTCNHGPFTNNPGDSDDKKALLARIAAGFNRSIMLSHPSQPNGTSVADYYKGAVTNHWSRVVHANSPIGYAFPYDDVRPDGEPDVSGAAHDGNPRRFTVSVGS, translated from the coding sequence ATGTTCCTGACGGGCGCCGCCGCGTCCGCGACCGCGCTCACCTACCCCCTCTGGGGCAGTGCCCTGAGCCCGCGTACGTCGGCCGCCCCCGCGACCTGCGAACTGGCTCTGGAGAACCGTTCGTTGCCCGGCACGGTGCACGCCTACGTCACCGGTCACGAGCAGGGCACCGACCGCTGGGTGCTCCTGCGCCCCGACGGCAGCGTCTACCGCCCCGACTCCCCCGGCGCCCCGCAGACCCCGCTGCCGGTCGACTGCGCCATCCCACTGAAGGCCGCGGGCGCCGGCCCGGTCGTCCTGACCCTGCCCCAGATGTACGGGGCGCGGGTCTACTTCGTGCGCGACGACAAGCTGGACTTCTACCTCAACCCGGGCCCGTCCCTGGTCGAGCCGGCCTTCGCGACGCCCACCGACCCGAACTACAGCAGGACCTGGTCGTTCTGCGAGTTCACCTTCAACCCGCAGCAGCTGTACGCGAACATCAGCTACGTCGACCTGGTGACGGCGCTGCCGATCGGACTGACCCTCGAGGGCGACGCCACACACACGGTGGCCCCGCTCCCCGACGGCGCGGTCCAGCGCATCGCCGACGACCTCACGGCCCAGGCGGCCTCCGACGGACAGCCCTGGGACAAGCTGGTCACCCGCGGCTCGGACGGGCAGGTCCTGCGGGTCGTCTCGCCGCAGAACCTCATGGCGCCGTTCTTCGACCGCCCCGCCGAGATGCCGTTCCGCGACCTCTTCACCGCGCAGATCGACGAGGTCTGGGAGAGGTACCGCTCCACCGACCTGCGGATCGATCTGCAGGGCGGCCGGGGCACTCTCGCAGGCCGGGTCAGCGGGGACACCCTGACGTTCGAGGGCGGCCACACGTTCGTCAAGCCGACCTCGAAGGACATCTTCACCTGCAACCACGGCCCCTTCACCAACAATCCCGGTGACTCCGACGACAAGAAGGCGCTGCTGGCCAGGATCGCGGCGGGATTCAACCGCTCGATCATGCTCAGCCACCCCAGCCAGCCGAACGGCACCTCGGTGGCGGACTACTACAAGGGCGCGGTGACGAACCACTGGTCACGCGTCGTCCACGCGAACTCGCCGATCGGCTACGCCTTCCCCTACGACGACGTACGCCCGGACGGCGAGCCGGACGTGTCGGGGGCGGCGCACGACGGCAACCCCCGCCGCTTCACGGTGAGCGTGGGTTCCTGA
- a CDS encoding acyl-CoA carboxylase subunit beta gives MTVVDEIPGEPSDTRGRVAELLALREQARRGPSDRATEAQHAKGKLTARERIELLLDEGSFKEVEQLRRHRATGFGLEAKKPYTDGVITGWGTVDGRTVFVYAHDFRIFGGALGEAHATKIHKIMDMAISAGAPLVSLNDGAGARIQEGVSALAGYGGIFQRNTRASGVIPQISVMLGPCAGGAAYSPALTDFVFMVRETSQMFITGPDVVKAVTGEEITQNGLGGADVHAETSGVAHFAYDDEETCIAEVRYLIGMLPSNNRENPPVVPSDDPADRRGDVLLDLVPADGNRPYDMHKVIEELVDDGDFLEVHERWARNIVCALARLDGQVVGIVANQPQALAGVLDIEASEKAARFVQMCDAFNIPIVTLLDVPGFLPGVDQEHGGIIRHGAKLLYAYCNATVPRISLILRKAYGGAYIVMDSQSIGADLTYAWPTNEIAVMGAEGAANVIFRRQIADAEDPEAMRARMVKEYKAELMHPYYAAERGLVDDVIDPAETREVLIASLAMLRNKHADLPSRKHGNPPQ, from the coding sequence ATGACCGTTGTGGACGAAATCCCGGGCGAGCCGAGCGACACGCGTGGCCGGGTGGCCGAACTGCTGGCACTGCGTGAGCAGGCCCGGCGTGGACCGAGCGACCGGGCGACCGAGGCGCAGCACGCCAAGGGCAAGCTGACGGCGCGCGAGCGCATCGAGCTGCTGCTGGACGAGGGATCGTTCAAGGAGGTCGAGCAGCTGCGCCGCCACCGGGCGACCGGCTTCGGCCTGGAGGCCAAGAAGCCGTACACCGACGGTGTCATCACCGGCTGGGGCACGGTCGACGGCCGGACGGTCTTCGTCTACGCGCACGACTTCCGGATCTTCGGCGGGGCGCTGGGCGAGGCCCACGCCACGAAGATCCACAAGATCATGGACATGGCCATCTCGGCCGGTGCCCCGCTGGTCTCGCTGAACGACGGTGCCGGAGCCCGCATCCAGGAGGGCGTCAGCGCGCTCGCCGGATACGGCGGGATCTTCCAGCGCAACACCCGGGCCTCCGGTGTCATCCCGCAGATCAGCGTGATGCTCGGCCCGTGCGCGGGCGGCGCGGCCTACAGCCCGGCGCTGACCGACTTCGTCTTCATGGTCCGCGAGACCTCGCAGATGTTCATCACCGGGCCGGACGTCGTCAAGGCGGTCACCGGCGAGGAGATCACCCAGAACGGCCTCGGCGGCGCCGACGTGCACGCGGAGACCTCGGGCGTCGCGCACTTCGCGTACGACGACGAGGAGACCTGCATCGCCGAGGTCCGCTACCTGATCGGCATGCTCCCGTCCAACAACCGGGAGAACCCGCCCGTCGTCCCGAGCGACGACCCCGCCGACCGGCGCGGCGACGTCCTCCTGGACCTGGTCCCGGCCGACGGCAACCGCCCGTACGACATGCACAAGGTCATCGAGGAGCTCGTCGACGACGGCGACTTCCTGGAGGTCCACGAGCGCTGGGCCCGCAACATCGTCTGCGCCCTGGCCCGGCTCGACGGCCAGGTCGTCGGCATCGTCGCCAACCAGCCGCAGGCGCTGGCCGGTGTCCTGGACATCGAGGCGTCCGAGAAGGCCGCGCGATTCGTCCAGATGTGTGATGCGTTCAACATCCCCATCGTCACTCTGCTGGACGTACCCGGCTTCCTGCCCGGCGTCGACCAGGAGCACGGTGGAATCATTCGGCACGGCGCGAAGCTGCTCTACGCGTACTGCAACGCCACCGTGCCGAGGATCTCGCTGATCCTGCGCAAGGCCTACGGAGGCGCGTACATCGTCATGGACAGCCAGTCCATCGGCGCCGACCTCACCTACGCGTGGCCGACCAACGAGATCGCGGTGATGGGCGCCGAGGGCGCCGCCAACGTCATCTTCCGCCGGCAGATCGCCGACGCCGAGGACCCCGAAGCCATGCGGGCCCGCATGGTCAAGGAGTACAAGGCCGAGCTGATGCACCCCTACTACGCGGCCGAGCGCGGCCTGGTCGACGACGTCATCGACCCCGCCGAGACGCGCGAGGTCCTGATCGCCTCGCTCGCGATGCTCCGCAACAAGCACGCGGACCTGCCGTCCCGCAAGCACGGCAACCCCCCGCAGTAG
- a CDS encoding acyl-CoA carboxylase subunit epsilon — MSVTPADSVLRVEKGQAGPEELAAITAVLLARAAAQPDAPARRGRSTAGWRRLERTPGFRAPHSWQG, encoded by the coding sequence ATGAGCGTCACCCCCGCCGATTCGGTCCTGCGCGTCGAGAAGGGCCAGGCCGGCCCCGAGGAGCTCGCCGCCATCACCGCGGTCCTGCTCGCCCGTGCGGCCGCACAGCCCGACGCGCCCGCCCGCCGCGGCCGCAGCACCGCCGGATGGCGCCGCCTGGAGCGCACCCCCGGCTTCCGCGCCCCGCACAGCTGGCAGGGCTGA
- a CDS encoding ATP/GTP-binding protein has product MDFASSSGGAARSTTSAKIVVAGGFGVGKTTFVGAVSEINPLRTEAVMTSASAGIDDLTHTGDKTTTTVAMDFGRITLDQDLILYLFGTPGQDRFWFMWDDLVRGAIGAVVLVDTRRLADCFPAVDYFENSGLPFVIALNGFDGHQPYTPDEVREALQIGPDTPILTTDARHRADAKSALITLVEHALMARLR; this is encoded by the coding sequence GTGGACTTCGCAAGCTCTAGCGGCGGAGCGGCCCGCTCCACTACCTCGGCGAAGATCGTGGTGGCAGGGGGCTTCGGCGTGGGTAAGACCACGTTTGTCGGTGCCGTCTCGGAGATCAATCCGCTGCGCACCGAAGCCGTGATGACGTCCGCGTCCGCGGGCATCGACGACCTGACCCACACCGGGGACAAGACCACCACCACGGTGGCCATGGACTTCGGACGCATCACCCTGGACCAGGACCTGATCCTCTACCTGTTCGGCACCCCCGGACAGGACCGCTTCTGGTTCATGTGGGACGACCTGGTCCGCGGCGCCATCGGCGCCGTCGTCCTCGTCGACACCCGCCGCCTCGCCGACTGCTTCCCAGCCGTCGACTACTTCGAGAACAGCGGCCTCCCCTTCGTCATCGCCCTCAACGGCTTCGACGGACACCAGCCCTACACACCCGACGAAGTACGCGAAGCCCTCCAGATCGGCCCGGACACCCCGATCCTCACCACGGACGCCCGGCACCGCGCCGACGCCAAGAGCGCGCTGATCACCCTGGTCGAGCACGCCCTCATGGCCCGCCTGCGCTGA
- a CDS encoding DUF742 domain-containing protein, with product MAAPTGGHPYEGGQRVPGEQGDNRFDNPSMPGRQGSQDSYQPYQPYQQPQQGNWQQQPQQPGSGWPQQQPHYPQHEQPQHYQQPQHEQQPPQRYEAPPSRIQPVQRQAPQPSKPAAHNPLVRPYAMTGGRTRPRYQLAIEALVSTTADPARLQGQLPEHQRICRLCIEIKSVAEVSALLSIPLGVARILVADLAEAGLVAIHQPGGDEAAGGQPDVTLLERVLSGLRKL from the coding sequence GTGGCAGCACCCACAGGCGGACACCCGTACGAGGGCGGTCAGCGGGTTCCGGGTGAGCAGGGTGACAATCGTTTCGACAACCCCTCCATGCCCGGCAGACAGGGTTCGCAAGACTCTTATCAGCCGTATCAGCCCTACCAGCAGCCCCAGCAGGGCAACTGGCAGCAGCAGCCTCAGCAGCCGGGCTCCGGGTGGCCGCAGCAGCAGCCGCACTACCCGCAGCACGAGCAGCCGCAGCACTACCAGCAGCCGCAGCACGAGCAGCAGCCTCCGCAGCGGTACGAGGCTCCGCCGTCGCGCATCCAGCCGGTCCAGCGCCAGGCCCCCCAGCCTTCGAAGCCCGCGGCGCACAACCCGTTGGTCCGTCCGTACGCCATGACCGGCGGCCGGACCCGGCCGCGGTACCAGCTCGCCATCGAGGCGCTGGTCAGCACCACGGCCGATCCTGCCCGGCTGCAAGGGCAGCTGCCCGAGCACCAGCGGATCTGCCGGCTCTGCATCGAGATCAAGTCGGTGGCCGAGGTCTCGGCCCTTCTCTCGATCCCCCTCGGCGTTGCCCGGATCCTCGTCGCCGACCTGGCCGAGGCCGGACTCGTCGCTATCCATCAGCCCGGCGGCGACGAGGCCGCCGGCGGCCAGCCAGATGTGACACTGCTCGAAAGGGTGCTCAGTGGACTTCGCAAGCTCTAG
- a CDS encoding roadblock/LC7 domain-containing protein, translating to MSQAAQNLNWLITNFVDNTPGVSHTVVVSADGLLLAMSEGFPRDRADQLAAVASGLTSLTAGASRIFEGGAVNQTVVEMERGFLFIMSISDGSSLAVLAHPDADIGLVGYEMALLVDRAGSVLTPDLRAELQGSLLN from the coding sequence ATGAGCCAGGCGGCGCAGAATCTGAACTGGTTGATCACCAACTTCGTGGACAACACCCCTGGGGTGTCGCACACGGTGGTGGTCTCCGCCGACGGACTCCTGCTGGCGATGTCCGAGGGTTTCCCACGGGACCGCGCCGATCAGCTGGCGGCTGTCGCCTCCGGTCTGACGTCGCTCACCGCGGGTGCTTCACGGATCTTCGAAGGCGGTGCCGTGAATCAGACCGTTGTGGAGATGGAGCGAGGATTCCTCTTCATCATGTCCATCTCTGACGGATCCTCACTCGCCGTCCTCGCCCACCCGGACGCCGATATCGGTCTGGTTGGGTACGAAATGGCACTTCTCGTGGACCGTGCAGGAAGTGTTCTTACCCCGGATCTCCGCGCCGAACTCCAGGGAAGTCTTCTTAACTAA
- a CDS encoding nitrate- and nitrite sensing domain-containing protein, translating into MRRSNEGSAAQPERGNFTPPPRAALSPPADTSSEAGPTGGSTSRLSPRNWRVPTRLNAILLIPALVGLVMGGFQVKGSIDTWNEAQDAEKTALVVRAAAAYGQALLNERDLTAEPLLSNKRTAAEVEQVRATTDAAAAKFDDAVQNMPDKEGLHRRLKLFKVEEPLLPELRKAAYAEAMDPVKTEEGYTKVQHSLMEFSNELGLGTGNITSYGRTVYAIELAKAAESLQRSIGMHLLVRPSQEERNFNGQVTAFSSYNYLEQIALGEFVSGGTEADAARLKQVMAGKAAEGAKQLKAAEAQAKAAGKPFVAPPSVDGSVFDGMAQQIGQGKQPDALKAKGITPETWMAAATAKFDGYTTVENELVDKAVTEAAEISTDARNDAIVNAAIVIISLLAAFIIAGLMARQMSRSMRQLRTAAFGIAEQRLPMLVDQLSRTEPGRVDTRVQPIPINSQDEIGEVARAFDQVHREAVRLAAEQAMLRGNVNAIFTNLSRRNQSLIEGQLTLITDLENNEADPDQLESLFKLDHLATRMRRNGENLLVLAGEEPGRRWNQPVPLVDVLRAASSEVESYERIELTGVPESEIHGQAVTDLVHLLAELLENATTFSSPQTKVRVTATRLPDGRVMVEIHDKGIGLTAEDFADINHKLANPPTVDAAVSQRMGLFVVGRLADRHGIRVQLRPSGEQAGTTSLVMLPDAITHGGGGEGLPQDDFTVSSIMAGQEQTFDPMPQQVPMRTAAELGFDDSRYDTSVADSPQLDPVNRSLMREERRAALAGGERPSFQDDGAGQRQEYAPEQYPQEQYAQQQQEYAQPGYEGGYDPYAGGNGYQDPQQNTYAEAAYAAPDARQEQYTDQFSPQEGLPHQGDWAGQGSYQGAFEPQAQPEAEAVPSAPAETQDHVGFDRPGPTPNPGQDLTEAGLPRRGAGQQHWQPTGRGNDQPAAPEQRQRQRPEQPQQAEHADGERPDDWRSSNDERWERAEKLRDPKAGGITPSGLPRRVPKANLVEGTAEQTQQGGPQVSRAPEDVRGRLSNLRRGVLRGRTAGSDASNTYNQER; encoded by the coding sequence GTGAGGCGAAGCAACGAGGGCTCCGCGGCCCAGCCGGAGCGGGGCAACTTCACGCCGCCGCCGCGCGCCGCGCTGTCCCCGCCCGCGGACACGTCGTCCGAGGCGGGACCGACAGGCGGCAGCACCAGTCGGCTGTCACCGCGGAACTGGCGGGTACCCACCCGGCTGAACGCGATTCTCCTGATCCCCGCACTCGTCGGTCTTGTCATGGGCGGCTTCCAGGTGAAGGGCTCCATCGACACCTGGAACGAGGCGCAGGACGCCGAGAAGACGGCCCTGGTCGTCCGGGCGGCGGCAGCCTACGGACAGGCGCTGCTGAACGAGCGTGACCTCACCGCCGAACCGCTGCTGTCCAACAAGCGCACCGCCGCCGAGGTGGAGCAGGTGCGCGCCACCACGGACGCGGCCGCGGCGAAGTTCGACGACGCCGTGCAGAACATGCCGGACAAGGAAGGCCTCCACCGCCGTCTGAAGCTGTTCAAGGTGGAGGAGCCGCTCCTCCCCGAGCTGCGCAAGGCCGCCTACGCCGAGGCGATGGACCCGGTGAAGACGGAAGAGGGCTACACCAAGGTCCAGCACTCGTTGATGGAGTTCTCCAACGAGCTCGGCCTGGGCACCGGCAACATCACCAGCTACGGCCGGACGGTCTACGCGATCGAGCTGGCCAAGGCCGCTGAATCGCTCCAGCGCTCGATCGGTATGCACCTGCTGGTGCGTCCGAGCCAGGAGGAGCGCAACTTCAACGGCCAGGTCACCGCGTTCAGCTCGTACAACTACCTGGAGCAGATCGCCCTCGGCGAGTTCGTCTCCGGTGGTACGGAGGCCGACGCCGCACGGCTCAAGCAGGTCATGGCCGGCAAGGCCGCCGAGGGCGCCAAGCAGCTGAAGGCCGCCGAGGCGCAGGCCAAGGCCGCCGGCAAGCCGTTCGTGGCGCCTCCGAGCGTCGACGGTTCGGTCTTCGACGGCATGGCCCAGCAGATCGGCCAGGGCAAGCAGCCCGACGCCCTGAAGGCCAAGGGCATCACGCCCGAGACCTGGATGGCCGCGGCCACGGCGAAGTTCGACGGCTACACGACGGTCGAGAACGAGCTCGTCGACAAGGCCGTGACCGAGGCGGCGGAGATCTCGACCGACGCCAGGAACGACGCCATCGTCAACGCGGCGATCGTGATCATCTCGCTGCTGGCCGCCTTCATCATCGCCGGTCTCATGGCCCGCCAGATGAGCCGCTCGATGCGCCAGCTGCGTACGGCCGCCTTCGGCATCGCCGAGCAGCGCCTGCCGATGCTGGTCGACCAGCTGTCGCGGACCGAGCCGGGCCGGGTGGACACCCGGGTGCAGCCGATCCCGATCAACAGCCAGGACGAGATCGGCGAGGTCGCCCGCGCCTTCGACCAGGTGCACCGCGAGGCCGTCCGGCTCGCCGCCGAGCAGGCCATGCTGCGGGGCAACGTCAACGCGATCTTCACCAACCTGTCGCGCCGCAACCAGTCGCTGATCGAGGGCCAGCTGACCCTCATCACCGACCTGGAGAACAACGAGGCCGACCCGGACCAGCTGGAGAGCCTCTTCAAGCTGGACCACCTGGCCACCCGTATGCGCCGTAACGGCGAGAACCTCCTCGTCCTCGCGGGCGAGGAGCCCGGCCGCCGCTGGAACCAGCCGGTGCCGCTCGTCGACGTGCTGCGGGCCGCCTCCTCCGAGGTGGAGTCCTACGAGCGCATCGAGCTCACCGGTGTCCCGGAGAGCGAGATCCACGGCCAGGCCGTGACCGACCTCGTGCACCTGCTGGCCGAGCTGCTGGAGAACGCCACGACGTTCTCCTCGCCGCAGACCAAGGTCCGGGTCACCGCGACCCGGCTCCCCGACGGCCGCGTCATGGTCGAGATCCACGACAAGGGGATCGGTCTCACCGCCGAGGACTTCGCGGACATCAACCACAAGCTGGCCAACCCGCCGACCGTGGACGCCGCGGTGTCGCAGCGGATGGGTCTGTTCGTGGTCGGCCGGCTGGCCGACCGGCACGGCATCCGCGTCCAGTTGCGCCCCTCGGGCGAGCAGGCGGGGACCACGTCGCTGGTCATGCTGCCGGACGCCATCACCCACGGTGGCGGTGGCGAAGGGCTCCCGCAGGACGACTTCACGGTCTCCTCGATCATGGCCGGGCAGGAGCAGACGTTCGACCCGATGCCGCAGCAGGTTCCGATGCGCACGGCGGCGGAGCTCGGCTTCGACGACTCGCGCTACGACACCTCGGTGGCCGACTCGCCGCAGCTGGACCCGGTGAACCGTTCACTCATGCGTGAGGAGCGGCGGGCGGCCCTGGCGGGCGGCGAGCGTCCATCGTTCCAGGACGACGGCGCCGGGCAGCGGCAGGAGTACGCCCCGGAGCAGTACCCGCAGGAGCAGTACGCCCAGCAGCAGCAGGAGTACGCGCAGCCCGGTTACGAGGGCGGCTACGACCCGTACGCCGGCGGGAACGGCTACCAGGACCCGCAGCAGAACACCTACGCGGAAGCCGCGTACGCCGCTCCGGACGCCCGGCAGGAGCAGTACACCGACCAGTTCTCCCCGCAGGAGGGGCTCCCCCACCAGGGCGACTGGGCGGGCCAGGGTTCCTACCAGGGGGCGTTCGAGCCCCAGGCGCAGCCCGAAGCGGAAGCGGTCCCGAGCGCTCCCGCGGAGACACAGGACCACGTAGGCTTCGACCGCCCGGGGCCCACCCCGAACCCCGGTCAGGACCTGACCGAGGCGGGCCTCCCGCGCCGGGGTGCGGGCCAGCAGCACTGGCAGCCCACCGGCCGCGGAAACGATCAGCCTGCCGCACCCGAGCAGCGGCAGCGGCAGCGGCCGGAGCAGCCGCAGCAGGCGGAGCATGCCGACGGGGAACGGCCCGACGACTGGCGTTCGTCGAACGACGAGCGCTGGGAGCGGGCCGAGAAGCTCCGGGATCCGAAGGCGGGCGGGATCACCCCTTCCGGACTCCCCCGGCGCGTGCCCAAGGCCAATCTGGTCGAGGGCACGGCGGAGCAGACCCAGCAGGGCGGCCCACAGGTCTCCCGCGCCCCTGAGGACGTGCGCGGCAGGTTGAGCAACCTGCGGCGTGGTGTCCTGCGGGGACGGACCGCGGGGTCGGACGCAAGTAATACCTACAACCAGGAGCGTTAG
- a CDS encoding ATP/GTP-binding protein, producing MDFASSSGGTARATTSAKIVVAGGFGVGKTTFVGAVSEINPLRTEAVMTSASAGIDDLTHTGDKTTTTVAMDFGRITLDQDLILYLFGTPGQDRFWFMWDDLVRGAIGAVVLVDTRRLADCFPAVDYFENSGLPFVIALNGFDGHQPYTPDEVREALQIGPDAPIITTDARHRADAKSGLITLVEHALMARLK from the coding sequence GTGGACTTCGCAAGCTCTAGCGGCGGGACGGCCCGCGCTACCACTTCGGCGAAGATCGTGGTGGCAGGGGGCTTCGGCGTGGGTAAGACCACGTTCGTCGGTGCCGTCTCGGAGATCAATCCGCTGCGCACCGAAGCCGTGATGACGTCCGCGTCCGCGGGCATCGACGACCTGACCCACACCGGGGACAAGACCACCACCACGGTGGCCATGGACTTCGGACGCATCACCCTGGACCAGGACCTGATCCTCTACCTGTTCGGCACCCCCGGACAGGACCGCTTCTGGTTCATGTGGGACGACCTGGTCCGCGGCGCCATCGGCGCCGTCGTCCTCGTCGACACCCGCCGCCTCGCCGACTGCTTCCCAGCCGTCGACTACTTCGAGAACAGCGGCCTCCCCTTCGTCATCGCCCTCAACGGCTTCGACGGACACCAGCCCTACACACCCGACGAAGTACGCGAAGCCCTCCAGATCGGCCCCGACGCCCCGATCATCACGACGGACGCCCGGCACCGGGCGGACGCCAAGAGCGGCCTGATCACCCTGGTCGAACACGCGTTGATGGCCCGGCTGAAGTAG
- a CDS encoding DUF742 domain-containing protein, giving the protein MTPPPASPDPYGALHHASYDGEGDQPLVRPYAMTGGRTRPRYQLAIEALVSTTADPAHLGTLLPEHQRICHLCREVKSVAEVSALLSMPLGVARILVADLAEAGMVAIHQPGNGEAGGAPDVTLLERVLSGLRKL; this is encoded by the coding sequence ATGACCCCGCCACCCGCCTCACCCGATCCGTACGGCGCACTGCACCACGCGTCGTACGACGGTGAAGGTGACCAGCCGCTGGTCCGTCCGTACGCCATGACCGGCGGCCGGACCCGGCCTCGCTATCAGCTCGCGATAGAGGCACTGGTCAGCACCACAGCGGACCCCGCCCACCTGGGGACCCTGCTCCCCGAGCACCAGCGGATCTGCCACCTGTGCCGCGAGGTGAAGTCGGTGGCCGAGGTCTCGGCCCTGCTGTCCATGCCCCTCGGTGTGGCACGGATCCTCGTGGCGGACCTGGCGGAAGCCGGCATGGTGGCCATCCACCAGCCGGGCAACGGAGAGGCCGGCGGCGCGCCGGATGTGACACTGCTCGAAAGGGTGCTCAGTGGACTTCGCAAGCTCTAG
- a CDS encoding roadblock/LC7 domain-containing protein, whose product MSPMSQAAQNLNWLITNFVDNTPGVSHTVVVSADGLLLAMSEGFPRDRADQLAAVASGLTSLTAGASRIFEGGAVSQTVVEMERGFLFLMSISDGSSLAVLAHPDADIGLVGYEMALLVDRAGTVLTPDLRAELQGSLLH is encoded by the coding sequence TTGAGCCCCATGAGTCAGGCCGCGCAGAATCTGAACTGGCTGATCACCAATTTCGTGGACAACACCCCAGGGGTGTCCCACACGGTGGTGGTCTCCGCGGATGGCCTGCTGCTGGCGATGTCCGAAGGTTTCCCGCGCGACCGCGCCGACCAGCTGGCGGCTGTCGCCTCCGGTCTGACGTCGCTGACCGCGGGTGCCTCACGGATCTTCGAAGGCGGCGCCGTGAGCCAGACGGTCGTGGAGATGGAGAGAGGTTTCCTCTTCCTCATGTCCATCTCCGACGGCTCTTCACTCGCCGTTCTCGCACACCCGGACGCGGACATCGGTCTCGTCGGGTACGAGATGGCACTTCTCGTCGACCGTGCGGGGACTGTCCTCACCCCTGATCTCCGTGCCGAACTACAAGGAAGTCTGCTCCACTAG